The window ttaaaactcaCTATTTTGTTTACTTAAGTTTATATATGAACgtcaataaaaattttaaggcAGTGGGATAATGTtggttttcatttctttactGGTTATCTATAGTAGTATTTTAAGATAGTATTAGCAAACAACTCTCTGCAGTCTTGTTACGAAAGTAGTTGGTTGGGATTTGAAAGCATCCACAAATCTTTATTCCTCAGTAACAGAATATTATAGGTTGCTTATTTTTTGTGGCAAGACAATGCTGTAAGTGTTTAGGTGAATCAGAATGCACGTTCTGTTCAAGAAAATGTTCCAGTAgtagcttttttttcttttttgcatgGCAGGTCTGGAGTCTTGACAGCAGGTCTATAGCGTGCTGTTTACAGTGGGAATCAAATATAACAGCATTCTCCATTGTTGGTGGCTCCCACTTCATGTATACCAATCTACTCATTCAGCTTTCTATTGATCTGTTCAGTtcttacttaaaaaaataaagaagtaaGCAATTAATCGATAACATGCAGGTATGTGGGGGATGAGAATGGCTTGTTGTCAGTTGTCAAGTTTGATCCTGAAGATGAAAAACTTATGCTCTTGCCATACCGTATTTCTGCAACTTCTATCGGTGGTAATGTCTGTTGTTTCATTCAGTTGGACACATTAGTTCTCTAGTTCATAGAATTGCATGATGTATAATTCTGCTCCTGGTCCATTTATGTACAAATGTCCTGCTTGATGTATTTTATCCCAGTAGGTAATTCCATATTACAGAGGTgatcttttataaaatgaataaaagtgaaaatagCGGGGAACAATTGAATGAGCAAAGTATATAACTCAGATGTTCGGTACATTGTACTTTCCTTCTTGCTTATGACCATTCTCTGTTtcttcaacctttttttttctgtagaTGTCGCAGGGTTTTCATTTCCTGATGATCAGCCCTCACCCATCATTGGAGTTCTCCAACACTCTTCTATTGGGAATAGGCAAGATACTTGCACAGAATGAATGAACTTTATTAACTTCTTTGCTTTTGGATTTGAAATGTTGTTACTAAAGGTTAACATTCTTTCTATTGCCAATAATGAACAGTCAGTTGCTAAACTATGTTTTTAGATTGTGTTGGTATATTACATGAGAATCACGAAAATGGTTATGGATAATTGGTACATGAATCTGATGATTTAGCATTCCTGAAAAATTTAGGACACGActgtttctttcttattcaAGAAGACCCAAGTATAAGTTAAATATTTCTGTTTCACTAAGTTTGATATTTGAACacaatcttatttttcaatgtaTTATACTCAACGTTTGgatttaaaaactttgttgTTTGTATTGAATACCaattacataaaattattgttttaagattttatcACAGTAATTTGTTCGtggttataaaaaattatctttaaaacaaattctaTAAAGGCTATAGTTATACcctaaaataattgaaataatccTCATTTGgatacaatttattttgtttagttttatttttaatactttttaactTCTACACGAAATTCTTCTAATTTCAGTTTGTGATACTCTCTCAGTGTGTTGATAGCATATGCAAATGGCTTGTTTTTACTTTGGGACGTCTCAAGAGGTCAAGTTCTTTTTGTTGGAGGTGGCAAGGACCTGCAGTTGAACGATAAACTTGATGAACCATCAAGAAGAGTGGATGATAATGTTCCGATTGATGCTTTGGAAAATAGTTTAGCAGATAAAGAGATAAGTGCTCTCTGTTGGGCATCCTCCAACGGATCAATTCTCGCTGTGGGATATGTAGATGGAGATATTTTATTCTGGAAAACATCAATTACTGCTTCTGGCAGAGGTCAACAAGGTTCGCCGTCATCTAAAAACATTGTTAGGTTACAATTATCATCTTCAGAGAAAAGACTTCCTGTTATTGTCTTGCATTGGTCTGGAAACAGTAGAGCACCTAACAATTGTGATGGACAGTTATTCATCTATGGTGGCGATGAGATAGGATCTGAGGAAGTTTTAACGGTGTGTTGTTTCATTCTCACTCCTTTACATTTCTTTGTCATTTCTATGGCTCCTTTATATGCGTGGATACggctaataaataaaagagtatTGTTAGATGATCTTCACATCTCTAGCAGTaattaaattgcaaatatcatttttacttATACTGTTGTTGGAAGGGTAAGATTTTAGTAGAAAATGATAACTTCCATTTCTTTGACTGCATCGCTAGTTAAATGAGATTTGTGCAGGTAGATATTTGAAGCCTTTAATTTCTcgcctttttttttcctgaagGAGATACAATGTTGACTTTTTTAGTAATGATCTATAAGATGAAAATGCTTCTTTTGGAATCATCACTACTAATAGTTATGCTAGTTTTATGTTTTGGCTTTCAACAGGTTTTAACCATTGAGTGGTCCCCTGGATTGGAGGTCTTGAGATGTGTTGGTCGTACAGAGCTCAAACTCCATGGCTCTTTTGCAGATATGATTTTGTTGTCAAGTCCCGGTTCTGCTGGGGATGATCCGAAAGTTGATCTTTTTGTGCTTACAAACCCTGGGAAACTGCACTTTTACGAGAAAACTACGCTGTCTGCAATAATAGGTAAGAGTAAGACAGACAGCAAACTACCTGTCTCACCTTTGGAATTTCCTGCAATGATACCCGCAGCAGAACCACCCATGACAACGTCAAAGTTTATTAAGTTGCCCATTGGGGGATTCTCGACAAAGATTTTATCCGAGGTACTGGACTCGCTACCATATATTTGAACCTCTCTTCTTCTACTCAGTGTGTTTGCCCTCAGTTATACACCCTTGACTTCACCAACTTGTTCTCTTAGCTAGCTTCGATGAAGCTTAGTTCCACGGAAATTCAAGGTACTAGTGCAAACTGGCCATTGACTGGAGGAGTGCCCTATCCGTTACCTACAACAAAAGATGACAAGGTGGAGAGGGTATACCTAGCAGGTTATCAAGATGGTTCTATACGCGTTTTGGATGCAACCCATcctgtattttcttttatatgcCATTTAAATGGCGAGGTTAGAGTTCTCCATGAGTTTTATTGTTCGTCtgataaaagataattttatattaacaCTCAAAAGTTTGCAGTTAGAAGGTATAAAGGTTGCTGGTTTAAGTGCTCCTGTATCAAAATTGGATTTCTGCTGTGCTACTACTTCTTTAGCTGTTGGCAATGAATGTGGTCTGGTTAGAAatcttttgttgtttaaataaGATTGGGCTTCCATTATTCTTTTGTACTTACtgtttctttctaaattaacTTGAATAGGTTCGGGTTTATGACCTTAAAGGCGGTGCTGATGAGAAAAACTTTCACTTTGTTACCGATTCTAGACGTGAaggtattttaatttgtaaatctGCCCTTATTTTCTCAGAAAtgggaaaagaaataaagctTCTCTAGATTGTGGCTGATGTATTCCTTCCCCTGCTAACCatctcaaatgaaaatttgaaactaaaacttcgctgtttaattaaaattacatttcgTATAATCTATTATTAAAGATTTTGAGAAATCTACGTTTTGTCAAGGTTAAAGTTTGGATTGGTAGGAGAGTAATTGACTATGTGAATGGTTGAGCCTCTGCATTAAACATCAACCTTTTCAGCATATATAAAAACAGTTAAAGGCAAGCTCGTTAATGGTTGAATCTCAGGCTGCTATACTACTGACGTGTTTCAATGCCAAATGATATGCCATATATCCGGATTATCTTTACTTTTTAACTGTACCTATTTTTACAAGTTTACTAGAAATCATCCATTAACAAACATTGTCAACTTGCTCAACAGTTCACACTCTGCCTCAAGGTAAAGGACCTCAGTGTAGAGCTGTCTTTTCTCTCCTGAATTCTCCAGTTCAGGCACTGCAGTTTTCTAAATGTGGAGTTAAACTTGGTGTGGGGTATGGAAGTGGTCGTGTAAGGATTTCCCATGACTAATCTCTTTAACTATACTTTCTAGTTTCTTATGATAAGGTCTCTGAGCTTGTGTTCTACTCAGATTGCAGTGCTTGACGTTTCTTCGTCATCAGTTTTGCTCTTTACAGAGGCTATATCTAACTCAAGCTTTCCCATTATTACAATGATTTGGAAAGAACATTCTGCTGCAACTCATGGCCCTTTAGAGAGCCCCAGGCACTCGGGAGCTAAATCTGCAATTAATTATGCTGAAGAATTACTGCTTATCTTAACCAAGGATgcaaaaattaatgtttatgatGGTAGTGCTGGAAACGTGATCAATCCCCGGTCATGGCATTTGAAAAAGGAATCAATTGCGATTTCAATGTATGTTATAGGCAAGTACAATATCCATTTGGACAAAGATTATAAGAAGACAAAAAATTTGCGTGTGTACCTTTGTGATTAAAATGTTTTCCATTGTTGTATCCAGAGAGTGGTATTTCGGTATCTGGATCTCCTAATGAAAAGCATACCCAGGAGTCATCCCAAAATCCTACTACTAAAAGTGAATCCAATCCAGGCAGTGGTGCTACTGGATCAAATTTGCATGAATCCCAACATCATTCTTCTGCAGAAGAAACACGATCCACTGAAAAGTTTCTTGATTCATATGTTCTACTCTGTTGTGAAGATTCATTGCGCTTGTACTCAGTCAACTCTATAATTCAGGTTCTTCTGTTATTTTTAtctgttcttttctttcataattgTTTTGCATTTGATTCATTTGTTAAGTGAAGGCTCTTATCATGGCAGGGAAATAATAAGCCTACCCGTAAAGTGAAACAGTCAAAATGTTGTTGGactactacttttaaaatcaaagaaagagATTTTGGATTGGTATTGTTGTTTCAATCTGGTGTTATTGAAATAAGGTAAGAAGCTGACGTTTTGCATTTAATGTACTAATGTTATTAGACGTGTCGGCTTGATTTCCTATATTTATGAGAAAGCACTCCTACCAGAATGGACGTATAAATTTTGCTCATTTATTAATCATAGGCATTTAGGTTGCGTTGCTCTTTGTTTGATGGCTGTTgctgatttcaaattttggctaGATCTTTGCCAGATTTAGAGTTGCTGAAAGAAAGCTCTCTTCAATCGATTCTAATGTGGAATTTTAAGGCGAACATGGACAAGATTTCAAGTTCTTCTGAACAAGGGCAGATCGTTCTGGTATGCTAGcaattataatatttcaagttCTTCATGCTCTTAAATGCTTATTTGAAACAtccttcttttattaatagaCCAATGGGGGCGAGGTGGCTTTCCTCTCTGTGTTATCTAATGAAAATGAGTTCAGGTAAGGTGACGTTCTGTTAACTGGCATGAAACAATATTAGTTGAAATCATGAAagagaattaaatatttttccgTTTCAAGGATTCCCGAGTCCTTGCCTAGTTTCCATGATAAAGTTCTTGCTGCTGCCGCAGACGCTGCTTTTAGTGTTTCGTACTATCAGAAGAAAAATCAggtttgaaaagaatattttggCCTTTTCCTATTCAAAGCGTTCAGTATTTTCATCCAGCCCCTAGTTATAAAGGTGTTACTGCAGCTTCCATCTGCGGGGATATTAGGTAGCATTGTCAAAGGCTTTAAAGGCGGGAAAATGACGCCTACCATGGATTTTTGTAGTACACGTGAATCTTATTGTGCCCATTTGGAGAAAATATTTT of the Cucumis sativus cultivar 9930 chromosome 3, Cucumber_9930_V3, whole genome shotgun sequence genome contains:
- the LOC101217343 gene encoding uncharacterized protein LOC101217343; the encoded protein is MFAKRLLQKAIHHSQHAVQRGSLTPEDLKLRVTVHYGIPSTASILAFDSIQRLLALATLDGRIKVIGGGGIEGLLMSPNQLPYKYLEFITNQGYLVSISNDNEIQVWSLDSRSIACCLQWESNITAFSIVGGSHFMYVGDENGLLSVVKFDPEDEKLMLLPYRISATSIGDVAGFSFPDDQPSPIIGVLQHSSIGNSVLIAYANGLFLLWDVSRGQVLFVGGGKDLQLNDKLDEPSRRVDDNVPIDALENSLADKEISALCWASSNGSILAVGYVDGDILFWKTSITASGRGQQGSPSSKNIVRLQLSSSEKRLPVIVLHWSGNSRAPNNCDGQLFIYGGDEIGSEEVLTVLTIEWSPGLEVLRCVGRTELKLHGSFADMILLSSPGSAGDDPKVDLFVLTNPGKLHFYEKTTLSAIIGKSKTDSKLPVSPLEFPAMIPAAEPPMTTSKFIKLPIGGFSTKILSELASMKLSSTEIQGTSANWPLTGGVPYPLPTTKDDKVERVYLAGYQDGSIRVLDATHPVFSFICHLNGELEGIKVAGLSAPVSKLDFCCATTSLAVGNECGLVRVYDLKGGADEKNFHFVTDSRREVHTLPQGKGPQCRAVFSLLNSPVQALQFSKCGVKLGVGYGSGRIAVLDVSSSSVLLFTEAISNSSFPIITMIWKEHSAATHGPLESPRHSGAKSAINYAEELLLILTKDAKINVYDGSAGNVINPRSWHLKKESIAISMYVIESGISVSGSPNEKHTQESSQNPTTKSESNPGSGATGSNLHESQHHSSAEETRSTEKFLDSYVLLCCEDSLRLYSVNSIIQGNNKPTRKVKQSKCCWTTTFKIKERDFGLVLLFQSGVIEIRSLPDLELLKESSLQSILMWNFKANMDKISSSSEQGQIVLTNGGEVAFLSVLSNENEFRIPESLPSFHDKVLAAAADAAFSVSYYQKKNQLPSAGILGSIVKGFKGGKMTPTMDFCSTRESYCAHLEKIFSKTPFSDSSSPALKNAEELTIDDIEIDDEPPAAASTSSEEVKEEKRTERQRLFGDGNDDWKPRTRTTEEILTTYKFSGDASLAAAHARNKLMERQEKLEKLSKRTEELRNGAEDFASLANELVKTMEKRKWWHI